One genomic region from Candidatus Zixiibacteriota bacterium encodes:
- a CDS encoding alpha/beta hydrolase, whose protein sequence is MSEGNFHFQAVGSGPPVLCLHSSTSSSKQWNSLAERLSDRFTVIAVDLYGYGKSPHWKEERMLTLNDEVALIEPALAPYDEPAHLVGHSYGGAVAMAYALLHSDKVASLVVYEPVLFQLLYGEAPCSTEAREIWDVQTRVRKNIEKDDPIRAAEKFVNYWTGGENWGGLPDWQKRAIAERMTKVPSDFDAAIYSPQSLYDIAGFSKPTLLLYGLDSPASTQKITWLLGKTLPQAEVRGLLNLGHMAPMTHPDWVNRMIERFLSAQIRNRAHLDD, encoded by the coding sequence ATGTCAGAAGGAAATTTCCATTTTCAAGCCGTCGGTTCGGGACCGCCGGTGCTCTGTCTGCACAGCAGTACCAGTTCCTCCAAGCAGTGGAATTCTCTGGCGGAGCGACTGAGCGATCGCTTCACTGTAATAGCCGTGGACCTCTACGGTTATGGCAAGTCGCCTCATTGGAAAGAAGAAAGAATGCTGACTCTGAATGATGAGGTCGCTTTAATAGAACCGGCGCTGGCGCCGTATGATGAACCGGCGCATCTGGTGGGACATTCCTACGGCGGCGCCGTGGCGATGGCGTATGCGCTTCTTCATTCGGACAAAGTAGCCAGTCTGGTGGTATATGAGCCGGTGCTCTTTCAACTGCTTTATGGTGAAGCCCCCTGTTCGACGGAAGCCCGCGAGATTTGGGACGTTCAGACCCGGGTAAGGAAAAATATCGAAAAGGATGACCCCATACGGGCGGCGGAAAAGTTTGTCAACTACTGGACCGGCGGCGAAAACTGGGGCGGACTTCCGGATTGGCAAAAGAGAGCGATCGCCGAGAGAATGACCAAGGTGCCGAGTGACTTTGACGCCGCCATTTACAGCCCGCAGTCGTTGTATGATATCGCCGGTTTCAGCAAACCGACTCTGCTTCTGTACGGTCTTGATTCCCCGGCATCAACCCAGAAAATCACCTGGCTTCTGGGGAAGACGCTTCCGCAAGCCGAGGTGCGGGGACTTCTCAACCTGGGGCATATGGCGCCGATGACCCATCCCGACTGGGTCAACCGGATGATAGAGCGATTCCTTTCGGCGCAAATTCGGAACCGGGCT